The following coding sequences lie in one Desmodus rotundus isolate HL8 chromosome 1, HLdesRot8A.1, whole genome shotgun sequence genomic window:
- the MAPK8IP3 gene encoding C-Jun-amino-terminal kinase-interacting protein 3 isoform X10, translating into MMEIQMDEGGGVVVYQDDYCSGSVMSERVSGLAGSIYREFERLIHCYDEEVVKELMPLVVNVLENLDSVLSENQEHEVELELLREDNEQLLTQYEREKALRKQAEEKFIEFEDALEQEKKELQIQVEHYEFQTRQLELKAKNYADQTTCSLLVYTSQSFSRLEERESEMKKEYNALHQRHTEMIQTYVEHIERSKMQQVGGNSQTESSLPGRSPRQSWRKSRKERPTSLNVFPLTDGMCPHDEMSESGQSSAAATPSTTGTKSNTPTSSVPSAAVTPLNESLQPLGDYGTGTKNSKRAREKRNSRNMEVQVTQEMRNVSIGMGSSDEWSDVQDIIDSTPELDMGREPRLDRTGNSPTQGIVNKAFGINTDSLYHELSTAGSEVIGDVDEGADLLGMGKEVGNLLLENSQLLETKNALNVVKNDLIAKVDQLSGEQEVLKGDLEAARQAKLRLESRIKDLEEELRRVKSEAIIARREPKEEGEDVSSYLCTELDKIPMAQRRRFTRVEMARVLMERNQYKERLMELQEAVRWTEMIRASREHPSVQEKKKSTIWQFFSRLFSSSSSPPPAKRSYPSVNIHYKSPTTAGFSQRRSHALCQISAGSRPLEFFPDDDCTSSARREQKREQYRQVREHVRNDDGRLQACGWSLPAKYKQLSPNGGQEDTRMKNVPVPVYCRPLVEKDPTMKLWCAAGVNLSGWKPSEDHTGNGVKLEPGSDPLTCNQEVEGEAKSNHTSPEKKKAKELPETDATSSRVWILTSTLTTSKVVIIDANQPGTVVDQFTVCNAHVLCISSIPAASDSDYPPGEIFLDSDVNPEDSGADGVLAGITLVGCATRCNVPRSNCSSRGDTPVLDKGQGEVATVANGKVNPSQSTEEATEATEVPDSGPSEAEAAAVRPGPLTEHVFTDPAPAQPPSAQPGSENGPEANSSGVQPEQEPSGDSKGASSSALPTMWLGAQNGWLYVHSAVSNWKKCLHSIKLKDSVLSLVHVKGRVLVALADGTLAIFHRGEDGQWDLSNYHLMDLGHPHHSIRCMAVVYDRVWCGYKNKVHVIQPKTMQIEKSFDAHPRRESQVRQLAWIGDGVWVSIRLDSTLRLYHAHTHQHLQDVDIEPYVSKMLGTGKLGFSFVRITALLIAGNRLWVGTGNGVVISIPLTETVVLHRGQLLGLRANKTSPTSGEGARPGGVIHVYGDDSTDKSASSFIPYCSMAQAQLCFHGHRDAVKFFVSVPGNVLATLNGSVLDSPSESPGPAAPASDAEGQKLKNVLVLSGGEGYIDFRIGDGEDDETEENAADVSQVKPMLSKAERSHIIVWQVSYSPE; encoded by the exons AAATTCATTGAGTTTGAAGATGCCTTGGAACAAGAGAAGAAGGAGCTACAAATCCAGGTGGAACACTATGAGTTTCAGACCCGCCAGCTGGAACTGAAGGCCAAAAACTATGCAGATCAGA CCACTTGCTCACTTCTGGTCTACACTTCACAATCCT TTTCCCGGTTGGAGGAGCGGGAATCAGAGATGAAGAAGGAGTACAATGCTTTGCACCAGCGACACACAGAG ATGATACAGACCTACGTGGAGCACATCGAGAGGTCCAAGATGCAGCAAGTTGGGGGAAACAGCCAGACTGAGAGCAGCCTGCCCGGGCGAAG TCCTCGTCAGTCGTGGAGGAAAAG CAGGAAGGAGCGCCCCACCTCTCTGAATGTCTTCCCCCTGACCGACGGCATG TGTCCACATGATGAGATGTCCGAGTCAGGCCAGTCCTCAGCGGCTGCCACGCCCAGCACCACGGGCACCAAGTCCAACACACCCACATCCTCTGTGCCCTCGGCCGCAGTCACACCCCTCAACGAGAGCCTGCAGCCCCTGGGGGACTACGGCACTGGCACCAAGAACAGCAAGCGGGCCCGGGAAAAGCGCAACAGCCGCAACATGGAGGTTCAGGTCACGCAGGAGATGCGAAACGTCAGCATAG GCATGGGCAGCAGTGATGAGTGGTCTGATGTTCAAGACATTATTGACTCCACCCCAGAGCTGGACATGGGTCGGGAGCCCCGCCTAGACCGCACTGGCAACAG CCCAACCCAGGGGATCGTCAACAAGGCTTTTGGCATCAACACTGACTCCCTGTACCACGAGCTGTCAACTGCGGGGTCCGAGGTCATCGGGGACGTGGATGAAGGGGCCGACCTGCTAG GAATGGGCAAGGAAGTGGGGAATCTGCTGCTGGAGAACTCACAGCTTCTAGAAACCAA AAATGCTCTGAACGTAGTGAAGAATGACCTCATCGCCAAAGTGGACCAGCTGTCGGGGGAGCAGGAGGTGCTGAAGGGGGATTTAGAAGCTGCCAGGCAAGCCAAACTGAGGCTAGAGAGCCGCATCAAGGACCTGGAGGAGGAGCTGAGGAG AGTGAAGTCCGAGGCCATCATAGCTCGCCGTGAACCCAAAGAAGAGGGGGAGGATGTAAGCAGCTATCTCTGTACAGAATTG GACAAGATCCCCATGGCGCAGCGCCGCCGCTTCACACGGGTGGAGATGGCCCGTGTGCTTATGGAGCGCAACCAGTACAAGGAGCGGCTGATGGAGCTTCAGGAGGCCGTGCGGTGGACTGAGATGATCAG GGCATCCCGAGAGCACCCATCTGTCCAGGAGAAGAAGAAATCTACCATCTGGCAGTT CTTCAGCCGCCTCTTCAGCTCCTCGTCCAGCCCCCCTCCAGCCAAGCGGTCCTACCCCTCGGTGAACATCCATTACAAGTCGCCCACTACAGCTGGCTTCAGTCAGCGCCGGAGTCATGCCCTGTGCCAGATCTCAGCAGGCAGCCGGCCCCTGGAGTTCTTCCCAGATGA CGACTGTACCTCCTCTGCCAGGCGGGAGCAGAAGCGTGAGCAGTACCGCCAGGTGCGGGAGCACGTGCGCAACGACGACGGGCGGCTGCAGGCCTGCGGTTGGAGCCTGCCGGCCAAGTACAAGCAG CTGAGTCCCAATGGCGGCCAGGAGGACACGCGGATGAAGAACGTGCCTGTCCCTGTGTACTGCCGCCCTCTGGTGGAGAAAGATCCCACCATGAAG CTGTGGTGTGCCGCGGGTGTCAACTTGAGTGGGTGGAAACCCAGCGAGGACCACACTGGGAATGGAGTCAAGCTGGAGCCGGGCTCTGACCCTTTGACCTGCAACCAGGAAGTGGAAGGAGAGGCCAAGAGCAACCATACATCCCCCGAGAAGAAGAAG GCAAAGGAACTTCCTGAGACAGATGCCACCTCCAGCCGGGTGTGGATCCTCACCAGCACCCTGACTACCAGCAAAGTGGTGATCATCGATGCCAACCAGCCAGGCACCGTCGTGGATCAGTTCACCGTCTGCAATGCCCATGTCCTGTGCATCTCCAGCATCCCCG CGGCCAGCGACAGTGACTACCCTCCAGGGGAGATCTTCCTGGACAGTGACGTGAACCCTGAAGACTCTGGCGCAGACGGAGTGCTGGCCGGCATCACCCTAGTGGGCTGTGCCACCCGCTGCAATGTGCCGCGAAGCAACTGCTCCTCCCGAGGGGACACCCCAGTGCTGGACAAGGGCCAGG GGGAGGTGGCTACTGTTGCCAATGGGAAGGTCAACCCATCTCAGTCCACAGAGGAGGCCACAGAGGCCACAGAGGTCCCTGATTCCGGGCCCAGTGAGGCAGAGGCAGCTGCGGTGCGGCCTGGGCCCCTCACAGAACACGTCTTCACTGACCCGGCCCCTGCCCAACCCCCGAGTGCGCAGCCTGGCAG TGAAAATGGGCCGGAGGCCAACTCGAGTGGTGTGCAGCCTGAGCAGGAGCCCAGTGGAGACTCCAAGGGGGCCAGCAGCAGTGCCTTGCCCACCATGTGGCTGGGAGCCCAGAATGGCTG GTTGTATGTGCACTCGGCCGTGTCCAACTGGAAGAAGTGTCTGCACTCCATCAAGCTGAAGGACTCAGTGTTGAGCCTGGT GCACGTGAAAGGACGAGTGCTGGTGGCTCTGGCAGACGGGACTCTAGCCATCTTCCACCGAGGCGAAG ATGGCCAGTGGGACCTGAGCAACTATCACCTCATGGACCTGGGCCACCCACACCACTCCATACGCTGCATGGCAGTTGTGTACGACCGCGTCTGGTGCGGCTACAAGAACAAGGTGCACGTCATCCAGCCCAAGACCATGCAGATAGAG AAGTCATTTGATGCCCACCCACGGCGGGAGAGCCAGGTGAGGCAACTGGCGTGGATTGGCGATGGGGTGTGGGTATCCATCCGCTTGGACTCCACACTGCGGCTGTACCACGCCCACACCCACCAGCACCTGCAGGACGTGGACATCGAGCCCTATGTCAGCAAGATGCTGG gcacaGGCAAGCTGGGCTTCTCTTTTGTGCGCATCACGGCCCTGCTCATTGCGGGAAACCGGCTCTGGGTGGGCACCGGCAACGGAGTTGTCATCTCTATCCCATTGACCGAGA CTGTAGTCCTGCACCGAGGCCAACTCCTGGGGCTCCGAG cCAACAAGACATCCCCTACGTCTGGGGAGGGGGCCCGCCCAGGGGGCGTCATCCATGTGTACGGGGACGACAGCACTGACAAATCGGCTAGCAGTTTCATCCCATACTGCTCCatggcccaggcccagctctgttTCCATGGGCACCGGGATGCTGTCAAGTTCTTTGTCTCCGTGCCAG GGAATGTGTTGGCCACTCTAAATGGCAGCGTGCTGGACAGCCCATCGGAAAGCCCTGGGCCCGCTGCCCCTGCTTCAGATGCCGAGGGCCAGAAGCTGAAGAATGTGCTGGTGCTGAGCGGCGGGGAGGGCTACATTGACTTCCGCATTG GCGACGGAGAAGATGATGAGACGGAGGAGAATGCGGCAGACGTGAGCCAGGTGAAGCCCATGCTGTCCAAGGCTGAGCGCAGCCACATCATCGTGTGGCAGGTGTCCTACTCCCCTGAGTGA
- the MAPK8IP3 gene encoding C-Jun-amino-terminal kinase-interacting protein 3 isoform X4: protein MMEIQMDEGGGVVVYQDDYCSGSVMSERVSGLAGSIYREFERLIHCYDEEVVKELMPLVVNVLENLDSVLSENQEHEVELELLREDNEQLLTQYEREKALRKQAEEKFIEFEDALEQEKKELQIQVEHYEFQTRQLELKAKNYADQTTCSLLVYTSQSFSRLEERESEMKKEYNALHQRHTEMIQTYVEHIERSKMQQVGGNSQTESSLPGRRKERPTSLNVFPLTDGMVRAQMGGKLVPSGDHWHLSDLGQLQFSSTYQCPHDEMSESGQSSAAATPSTTGTKSNTPTSSVPSAAVTPLNESLQPLGDYGTGTKNSKRAREKRNSRNMEVQVTQEMRNVSIGMGSSDEWSDVQDIIDSTPELDMGREPRLDRTGNSPTQGIVNKAFGINTDSLYHELSTAGSEVIGDVDEGADLLGMGKEVGNLLLENSQLLETKNALNVVKNDLIAKVDQLSGEQEVLKGDLEAARQAKLRLESRIKDLEEELRRVKSEAIIARREPKEEGEDVSSYLCTELDKIPMAQRRRFTRVEMARVLMERNQYKERLMELQEAVRWTEMIRASREHPSVQEKKKSTIWQFFSRLFSSSSSPPPAKRSYPSVNIHYKSPTTAGFSQRRSHALCQISAGSRPLEFFPDDDCTSSARREQKREQYRQVREHVRNDDGRLQACGWSLPAKYKQLSPNGGQEDTRMKNVPVPVYCRPLVEKDPTMKLWCAAGVNLSGWKPSEDHTGNGVKLEPGSDPLTCNQEVEGEAKSNHTSPEKKKAKELPETDATSSRVWILTSTLTTSKVVIIDANQPGTVVDQFTVCNAHVLCISSIPAASDSDYPPGEIFLDSDVNPEDSGADGVLAGITLVGCATRCNVPRSNCSSRGDTPVLDKGQGEVATVANGKVNPSQSTEEATEATEVPDSGPSEAEAAAVRPGPLTEHVFTDPAPAQPPSAQPGSENGPEANSSGVQPEQEPSGDSKGASSSALPTMWLGAQNGWLYVHSAVSNWKKCLHSIKLKDSVLSLVHVKGRVLVALADGTLAIFHRGEDGQWDLSNYHLMDLGHPHHSIRCMAVVYDRVWCGYKNKVHVIQPKTMQIEKSFDAHPRRESQVRQLAWIGDGVWVSIRLDSTLRLYHAHTHQHLQDVDIEPYVSKMLGTGKLGFSFVRITALLIAGNRLWVGTGNGVVISIPLTETVVLHRGQLLGLRANKTSPTSGEGARPGGVIHVYGDDSTDKSASSFIPYCSMAQAQLCFHGHRDAVKFFVSVPGNVLATLNGSVLDSPSESPGPAAPASDAEGQKLKNVLVLSGGEGYIDFRIGDGEDDETEENAADVSQVKPMLSKAERSHIIVWQVSYSPE, encoded by the exons AAATTCATTGAGTTTGAAGATGCCTTGGAACAAGAGAAGAAGGAGCTACAAATCCAGGTGGAACACTATGAGTTTCAGACCCGCCAGCTGGAACTGAAGGCCAAAAACTATGCAGATCAGA CCACTTGCTCACTTCTGGTCTACACTTCACAATCCT TTTCCCGGTTGGAGGAGCGGGAATCAGAGATGAAGAAGGAGTACAATGCTTTGCACCAGCGACACACAGAG ATGATACAGACCTACGTGGAGCACATCGAGAGGTCCAAGATGCAGCAAGTTGGGGGAAACAGCCAGACTGAGAGCAGCCTGCCCGGGCGAAG GAAGGAGCGCCCCACCTCTCTGAATGTCTTCCCCCTGACCGACGGCATGGTACGTGCACAGATGGGGGGCAAGCTCGTGCCTTCGGGGGACCACTGGCACCTGAGTGACCTCGGCCAGCTGCAGTTCAGCTCCACCTACCAG TGTCCACATGATGAGATGTCCGAGTCAGGCCAGTCCTCAGCGGCTGCCACGCCCAGCACCACGGGCACCAAGTCCAACACACCCACATCCTCTGTGCCCTCGGCCGCAGTCACACCCCTCAACGAGAGCCTGCAGCCCCTGGGGGACTACGGCACTGGCACCAAGAACAGCAAGCGGGCCCGGGAAAAGCGCAACAGCCGCAACATGGAGGTTCAGGTCACGCAGGAGATGCGAAACGTCAGCATAG GCATGGGCAGCAGTGATGAGTGGTCTGATGTTCAAGACATTATTGACTCCACCCCAGAGCTGGACATGGGTCGGGAGCCCCGCCTAGACCGCACTGGCAACAG CCCAACCCAGGGGATCGTCAACAAGGCTTTTGGCATCAACACTGACTCCCTGTACCACGAGCTGTCAACTGCGGGGTCCGAGGTCATCGGGGACGTGGATGAAGGGGCCGACCTGCTAG GAATGGGCAAGGAAGTGGGGAATCTGCTGCTGGAGAACTCACAGCTTCTAGAAACCAA AAATGCTCTGAACGTAGTGAAGAATGACCTCATCGCCAAAGTGGACCAGCTGTCGGGGGAGCAGGAGGTGCTGAAGGGGGATTTAGAAGCTGCCAGGCAAGCCAAACTGAGGCTAGAGAGCCGCATCAAGGACCTGGAGGAGGAGCTGAGGAG AGTGAAGTCCGAGGCCATCATAGCTCGCCGTGAACCCAAAGAAGAGGGGGAGGATGTAAGCAGCTATCTCTGTACAGAATTG GACAAGATCCCCATGGCGCAGCGCCGCCGCTTCACACGGGTGGAGATGGCCCGTGTGCTTATGGAGCGCAACCAGTACAAGGAGCGGCTGATGGAGCTTCAGGAGGCCGTGCGGTGGACTGAGATGATCAG GGCATCCCGAGAGCACCCATCTGTCCAGGAGAAGAAGAAATCTACCATCTGGCAGTT CTTCAGCCGCCTCTTCAGCTCCTCGTCCAGCCCCCCTCCAGCCAAGCGGTCCTACCCCTCGGTGAACATCCATTACAAGTCGCCCACTACAGCTGGCTTCAGTCAGCGCCGGAGTCATGCCCTGTGCCAGATCTCAGCAGGCAGCCGGCCCCTGGAGTTCTTCCCAGATGA CGACTGTACCTCCTCTGCCAGGCGGGAGCAGAAGCGTGAGCAGTACCGCCAGGTGCGGGAGCACGTGCGCAACGACGACGGGCGGCTGCAGGCCTGCGGTTGGAGCCTGCCGGCCAAGTACAAGCAG CTGAGTCCCAATGGCGGCCAGGAGGACACGCGGATGAAGAACGTGCCTGTCCCTGTGTACTGCCGCCCTCTGGTGGAGAAAGATCCCACCATGAAG CTGTGGTGTGCCGCGGGTGTCAACTTGAGTGGGTGGAAACCCAGCGAGGACCACACTGGGAATGGAGTCAAGCTGGAGCCGGGCTCTGACCCTTTGACCTGCAACCAGGAAGTGGAAGGAGAGGCCAAGAGCAACCATACATCCCCCGAGAAGAAGAAG GCAAAGGAACTTCCTGAGACAGATGCCACCTCCAGCCGGGTGTGGATCCTCACCAGCACCCTGACTACCAGCAAAGTGGTGATCATCGATGCCAACCAGCCAGGCACCGTCGTGGATCAGTTCACCGTCTGCAATGCCCATGTCCTGTGCATCTCCAGCATCCCCG CGGCCAGCGACAGTGACTACCCTCCAGGGGAGATCTTCCTGGACAGTGACGTGAACCCTGAAGACTCTGGCGCAGACGGAGTGCTGGCCGGCATCACCCTAGTGGGCTGTGCCACCCGCTGCAATGTGCCGCGAAGCAACTGCTCCTCCCGAGGGGACACCCCAGTGCTGGACAAGGGCCAGG GGGAGGTGGCTACTGTTGCCAATGGGAAGGTCAACCCATCTCAGTCCACAGAGGAGGCCACAGAGGCCACAGAGGTCCCTGATTCCGGGCCCAGTGAGGCAGAGGCAGCTGCGGTGCGGCCTGGGCCCCTCACAGAACACGTCTTCACTGACCCGGCCCCTGCCCAACCCCCGAGTGCGCAGCCTGGCAG TGAAAATGGGCCGGAGGCCAACTCGAGTGGTGTGCAGCCTGAGCAGGAGCCCAGTGGAGACTCCAAGGGGGCCAGCAGCAGTGCCTTGCCCACCATGTGGCTGGGAGCCCAGAATGGCTG GTTGTATGTGCACTCGGCCGTGTCCAACTGGAAGAAGTGTCTGCACTCCATCAAGCTGAAGGACTCAGTGTTGAGCCTGGT GCACGTGAAAGGACGAGTGCTGGTGGCTCTGGCAGACGGGACTCTAGCCATCTTCCACCGAGGCGAAG ATGGCCAGTGGGACCTGAGCAACTATCACCTCATGGACCTGGGCCACCCACACCACTCCATACGCTGCATGGCAGTTGTGTACGACCGCGTCTGGTGCGGCTACAAGAACAAGGTGCACGTCATCCAGCCCAAGACCATGCAGATAGAG AAGTCATTTGATGCCCACCCACGGCGGGAGAGCCAGGTGAGGCAACTGGCGTGGATTGGCGATGGGGTGTGGGTATCCATCCGCTTGGACTCCACACTGCGGCTGTACCACGCCCACACCCACCAGCACCTGCAGGACGTGGACATCGAGCCCTATGTCAGCAAGATGCTGG gcacaGGCAAGCTGGGCTTCTCTTTTGTGCGCATCACGGCCCTGCTCATTGCGGGAAACCGGCTCTGGGTGGGCACCGGCAACGGAGTTGTCATCTCTATCCCATTGACCGAGA CTGTAGTCCTGCACCGAGGCCAACTCCTGGGGCTCCGAG cCAACAAGACATCCCCTACGTCTGGGGAGGGGGCCCGCCCAGGGGGCGTCATCCATGTGTACGGGGACGACAGCACTGACAAATCGGCTAGCAGTTTCATCCCATACTGCTCCatggcccaggcccagctctgttTCCATGGGCACCGGGATGCTGTCAAGTTCTTTGTCTCCGTGCCAG GGAATGTGTTGGCCACTCTAAATGGCAGCGTGCTGGACAGCCCATCGGAAAGCCCTGGGCCCGCTGCCCCTGCTTCAGATGCCGAGGGCCAGAAGCTGAAGAATGTGCTGGTGCTGAGCGGCGGGGAGGGCTACATTGACTTCCGCATTG GCGACGGAGAAGATGATGAGACGGAGGAGAATGCGGCAGACGTGAGCCAGGTGAAGCCCATGCTGTCCAAGGCTGAGCGCAGCCACATCATCGTGTGGCAGGTGTCCTACTCCCCTGAGTGA